The proteins below are encoded in one region of Pseudomonas putida S13.1.2:
- a CDS encoding RNA polymerase sigma factor translates to MSSAHSPHADLVGALYRDHRGWLLAWLQRSMACRQRAEDLSQDTFVRLLGREQLDTPREPRAFLAAVAKGLMFDHFRRAALEQAYLAELALIPEAEHPSPEVQHLILEDLKAIDRLLGKLSSKARAAFLHNRLDGMGHAEIAERLGVSVSRVRQYIAQGMRQCYVALYGEPT, encoded by the coding sequence TTGTCTTCTGCACACAGCCCACACGCCGATCTGGTCGGTGCGCTATACCGCGACCACCGCGGCTGGTTGCTCGCCTGGCTGCAGCGCAGCATGGCCTGCCGCCAACGTGCCGAAGACCTCAGCCAGGACACCTTCGTGCGCCTGCTCGGCCGTGAGCAGCTGGACACGCCCCGTGAACCCCGTGCGTTTCTGGCCGCCGTGGCCAAGGGGCTGATGTTCGACCACTTTCGCCGCGCCGCGCTGGAACAGGCCTACCTGGCCGAGCTGGCCCTGATCCCGGAAGCCGAACACCCTTCACCAGAAGTGCAGCACCTTATTCTCGAAGACCTCAAAGCCATCGACCGCCTGCTCGGCAAGCTCTCGAGCAAAGCCCGCGCAGCGTTCCTGCACAACCGCCTGGACGGCATGGGCCATGCCGAAATCGCCGAGCGCCTGGGCGTTTCGGTATCGCGGGTGCGCCAGTACATCGCCCAAGGCATGCGCCAGTGCTATGTGGCCCTGTACGGGGAACCGACGTGA
- a CDS encoding PolC-type DNA polymerase III: protein MSLFAWLRPTAPELDHATRQRLARLPKPAPLGVCTLREQRWVVLDLETSGLNPNRDQVLSIGAVAIEDGAIDFAQQFERTLHRPLQKTNASVLIHGLGPSALAAGCDPAEALLDLLDFIGNSPVLAFHAPFDQRMLARALKESLGHRLQSLFLDVAELAPMLNPDTVLREAGLDDWVARFGLQVEERHHASADAQVTAELALILFSQARRQQLDSPLQLEQRLRGWRRRQAHSHGL from the coding sequence ATGAGCCTGTTCGCCTGGCTGCGCCCCACCGCGCCCGAACTGGACCACGCCACACGCCAGCGCCTGGCACGGTTGCCCAAGCCCGCGCCGCTGGGGGTATGTACCCTGCGCGAACAGCGATGGGTGGTGCTGGACCTGGAAACCAGTGGCCTCAACCCCAACCGTGACCAGGTATTGTCGATCGGGGCAGTGGCTATCGAGGACGGTGCCATCGACTTTGCCCAGCAGTTCGAGCGTACGCTGCACCGGCCTTTGCAGAAGACCAACGCCAGCGTGCTGATCCATGGCCTGGGCCCCAGCGCCCTGGCTGCCGGTTGCGACCCGGCCGAGGCCTTGCTCGATTTGCTCGATTTCATTGGCAACAGCCCGGTGCTGGCGTTTCATGCGCCATTCGACCAGCGCATGCTGGCCCGTGCGCTGAAGGAGAGCCTTGGGCATCGCTTGCAGTCACTGTTCCTCGACGTTGCCGAACTGGCGCCGATGCTCAACCCCGACACGGTGCTGCGCGAGGCCGGGCTGGATGACTGGGTGGCGCGGTTTGGTTTGCAGGTGGAGGAGCGTCATCATGCCAGTGCCGATGCCCAGGTGACCGCAGAGCTGGCGCTGATCCTGTTCAGCCAGGCCCGGCGCCAGCAGCTGGACAGCCCGTTGCAGCTGGAGCAGCGGTTGCGCGGGTGGCGGCGGCGCCAAGCCCACAGCCATGGGTTGTAG